One region of Faecalibacter bovis genomic DNA includes:
- a CDS encoding flavohemoglobin expression-modulating QEGLA motif protein, whose amino-acid sequence MKILTIQQIIKNIENEVVFEAYAEDESFKIKIDEYIPYVCAAIHDGGQMRDDVLEKCSLSTYERWYEEDPHTAEFVGNFPILIQGCDSRFEYDLNRSPDTAIYEDAWGKNVWETPLSESQKQRSLAKHHAFYEVVEALIQKLESKFKKCVVYDIHSYNWKRWDRPVPVFNIGAEKIDQEKFGNYVEDWRNELSLIELGDIHNYTAVNDVFYGRGYLLGFITEKFKNTLVLATEVSKIYCDELTGESFPEVINQIKEGFKTAILNHAFEFIKNETSYKVSKQVNILHNELESDLIKIDKQLYSLVKDFELLSVINPINLEFEKKKFLASNYKYEPQFKYNPLNINPFEFKRKLSSINVEKINDISIQNMYVDTINAYFDKVDLLANLGTNKFLYNSLRYFGEPSKKDVDNANFVLYCPEFRMEREGEFNENEVVELFKNATQDYGFEFDIEVSDHIASKALVINSKKKVIIKKGVKFDKRFTKGLIEHEIGVHMVTTMNALEQPLKIFSIGLPVNTLTQEGLAILSEYYSDSINHDRLRELGLRVLAVNMLTSGKSFNETFLTLLEQYKMQPENAFYLTTRVYRGGGFTKDALYLKGLKTILTYVDEGKQLDNLLIGKTSVEYVDTINELVDRKMINPPKYYTKIFKQHLEKPEINPILQYIFNGLKD is encoded by the coding sequence ATGAAAATTTTAACAATACAACAAATCATCAAAAATATCGAAAATGAAGTCGTTTTTGAAGCTTATGCTGAAGACGAATCATTCAAGATAAAAATTGATGAATATATCCCGTATGTCTGCGCTGCCATCCACGATGGTGGACAAATGCGAGATGATGTGTTAGAAAAATGTAGTTTATCTACCTACGAACGTTGGTATGAAGAAGATCCTCATACCGCTGAGTTTGTTGGTAATTTTCCAATATTAATTCAAGGTTGTGATTCTCGTTTCGAATATGATTTAAATCGTTCGCCAGACACTGCAATTTACGAAGATGCTTGGGGAAAAAATGTATGGGAAACTCCATTAAGTGAATCTCAAAAACAAAGAAGTTTAGCTAAACACCATGCATTTTACGAAGTTGTAGAGGCTTTAATTCAGAAATTAGAATCAAAATTCAAAAAATGTGTCGTTTACGATATCCATTCCTATAACTGGAAACGTTGGGATCGTCCTGTACCTGTTTTTAACATTGGTGCTGAGAAAATTGACCAAGAAAAATTTGGAAATTACGTCGAGGATTGGAGAAATGAATTAAGTTTAATTGAGCTTGGTGATATTCATAATTACACAGCTGTAAATGATGTTTTTTATGGTCGTGGATATTTGTTAGGTTTCATTACAGAGAAATTTAAAAACACATTGGTTTTAGCGACTGAAGTTTCTAAAATTTATTGTGATGAATTAACTGGAGAATCTTTCCCTGAAGTTATCAATCAAATAAAAGAAGGTTTTAAAACTGCAATTTTAAATCACGCTTTCGAATTCATTAAAAATGAAACTTCCTATAAAGTTTCTAAACAAGTAAATATTTTACACAATGAATTAGAATCTGATTTAATCAAAATCGATAAACAACTTTATAGTTTGGTTAAAGATTTTGAATTATTAAGCGTGATCAATCCGATAAATCTTGAGTTTGAGAAGAAGAAATTCTTAGCTTCAAATTATAAATACGAACCTCAGTTTAAATACAATCCTTTAAACATCAATCCGTTCGAGTTTAAGAGAAAATTATCGAGTATTAATGTTGAAAAAATCAACGATATCAGTATTCAAAACATGTATGTCGACACGATAAATGCATATTTTGATAAGGTTGATTTATTAGCAAATCTTGGTACAAATAAATTCTTATACAATTCGTTACGTTATTTTGGTGAACCTTCAAAAAAGGATGTAGATAATGCGAATTTCGTTCTTTATTGTCCTGAATTCCGTATGGAAAGAGAAGGAGAATTTAATGAGAATGAGGTTGTTGAATTATTTAAAAACGCAACACAAGATTACGGATTTGAGTTTGATATTGAAGTTTCTGATCACATTGCATCCAAAGCTTTAGTTATCAATTCGAAGAAAAAAGTAATTATTAAAAAAGGCGTAAAATTCGATAAACGATTTACAAAAGGTTTAATTGAGCACGAAATTGGGGTACATATGGTTACAACAATGAATGCTTTAGAACAACCGCTGAAAATATTTTCGATTGGTTTACCTGTAAATACTTTAACGCAAGAAGGATTAGCTATTTTATCTGAATATTATTCAGATTCTATTAATCATGATCGCTTACGCGAATTAGGATTACGCGTTTTAGCTGTTAATATGTTGACAAGTGGAAAATCATTCAACGAAACTTTTTTAACGTTATTAGAGCAATATAAAATGCAACCAGAAAATGCATTTTATTTAACAACTCGTGTTTATCGTGGAGGTGGTTTTACAAAAGACGCATTATACCTAAAAGGTTTAAAAACGATTTTAACTTATGTAGATGAAGGTAAACAATTAGATAATCTTCTAATTGGTAAAACTTCTGTTGAATACGTGGATACAATTAATGAGTTGGTTGATCGTAAGATGATTAATCCGCCAAAGTATTACACAAAAATATTTAAACAACATTTAGAAAAACCGGAAATCAACCCGATTTTACAATATATTTTTAATGGTCTAAAAGACTAA
- the gshB gene encoding glutathione synthase, with product MKICFVMYPWDKVEPGKDTTMRLIKECVNRGFEVSYLTTKDISISKGKVVGKCNKLIFIETEDCVEFYHTMQFETAVKDLTSFDMIFMRSDPPVDPLLLNMLEMIEDQVFFVNKPSGLRKANNKIYAASFDDGKETIVPQTLITRDVDLIRQFVEENNFERFIIKPLDGMGGKGVVLFDKNTIGNLNSIADFFINHDGKPQPIICQNYIEGAEKGDVRAIVINGIPIGAIMRVPAEGDHRSNISAGGSAVKHDLTDHEINLCSLMGEKLVKDGIYFTGIDLINGKMVELNVVSPGGIVPHNNVNGNQDLQKQIISMLLEKYEEFKK from the coding sequence ATGAAAATATGCTTCGTAATGTATCCTTGGGACAAAGTAGAACCAGGAAAAGATACCACTATGCGTCTAATAAAAGAATGCGTTAATCGTGGTTTTGAAGTATCTTATTTAACAACAAAAGACATTTCTATCAGCAAAGGAAAAGTTGTAGGGAAATGCAATAAATTAATTTTTATTGAAACGGAAGATTGCGTTGAGTTTTATCACACGATGCAATTTGAAACAGCTGTAAAAGATTTAACCTCTTTTGATATGATATTTATGCGAAGTGATCCACCTGTTGATCCACTTTTATTAAATATGTTAGAGATGATCGAAGATCAAGTTTTCTTTGTTAATAAACCTTCTGGTTTACGCAAAGCAAATAATAAAATTTATGCCGCATCTTTTGATGATGGTAAAGAAACTATCGTTCCACAAACTTTAATTACTCGTGATGTAGATTTAATACGTCAATTTGTGGAAGAAAATAATTTTGAACGATTTATCATTAAACCGTTAGATGGTATGGGTGGTAAAGGTGTTGTTCTTTTTGATAAAAATACAATCGGAAACTTAAATTCGATCGCCGATTTCTTTATCAATCATGACGGTAAACCTCAACCAATTATTTGTCAAAATTATATTGAAGGTGCAGAAAAAGGTGACGTTCGTGCAATTGTAATTAATGGAATTCCTATTGGTGCAATTATGCGTGTACCTGCCGAAGGAGATCACAGATCAAACATTTCTGCTGGAGGTTCCGCTGTAAAACACGATTTAACTGATCACGAAATTAATTTATGTAGCCTAATGGGTGAAAAATTAGTTAAAGATGGAATTTACTTTACAGGAATCGATTTAATCAACGGTAAAATGGTTGAATTAAATGTTGTAAGCCCTGGAGGAATTGTACCTCACAATAATGTAAACGGAAATCAAGATTTACAAAAACAAATTATCTCTATGCTTTTAGAGAAGTACGAAGAATTCAAAAAATGA
- a CDS encoding TlpA family protein disulfide reductase gives MKKIFSILSLMVGLAVFGQKIPTVSKTEFTQKALQDKVVNTERSSLTLENVINQYKGNIVVLDLWATWCGDCITAIPKLKELKAANPDVKFVYLSMDKTEEAWKKGIEKYQIEGDHYYMGNNWKNDFATSIDLNWIPRYLVLDQEGNIAKYYSVKAEDPEVQNTINKLRLK, from the coding sequence ATGAAAAAGATATTTAGCATTTTAAGTTTGATGGTAGGATTAGCCGTTTTTGGTCAAAAAATTCCTACTGTTTCTAAAACAGAATTTACACAAAAAGCTTTACAAGATAAAGTTGTAAATACAGAAAGAAGTTCATTAACATTAGAAAACGTAATCAACCAATACAAGGGTAATATTGTAGTGCTTGATTTGTGGGCAACTTGGTGCGGCGATTGTATTACAGCTATTCCTAAATTAAAGGAATTGAAAGCTGCAAATCCTGATGTTAAATTTGTTTACCTATCGATGGATAAAACTGAAGAAGCTTGGAAAAAAGGAATTGAAAAATATCAGATAGAAGGCGATCATTATTACATGGGAAATAATTGGAAAAATGATTTTGCTACATCAATTGATTTGAATTGGATTCCACGTTATTTGGTTTTAGATCAAGAAGGTAATATTGCAAAATATTATTCAGTAAAAGCTGAGGATCCTGAAGTTCAGAATACCATTAATAAATTAAGATTAAAATAA
- the pth gene encoding aminoacyl-tRNA hydrolase produces the protein MQKYLIIGLGNIGVKYENTRHNIGFKVVERIADKVGAKFTPSNFGEVCQFKFKGRPVTLLKPNTYMNLSGDAVKYWMKKENIAIENIFVITDDLNLPFGSIRMRSKGSDGGHNGLKDLQNKLQSQAYPRLRFGVGNEFMKGQQVDYVLGEWSAEELEIMNERLNHSADAALSFVFAGLNNTMNQYNGK, from the coding sequence ATGCAGAAATATTTAATCATTGGATTGGGTAACATCGGTGTGAAATACGAAAATACTCGTCATAATATTGGATTTAAAGTTGTTGAGCGTATAGCTGATAAAGTAGGAGCAAAGTTTACTCCTTCAAATTTTGGAGAAGTTTGTCAATTCAAATTTAAAGGTCGTCCTGTTACGTTATTAAAGCCAAATACCTACATGAATTTGAGTGGAGATGCAGTAAAATATTGGATGAAGAAAGAAAATATTGCGATAGAAAATATTTTTGTAATTACGGATGATCTTAATTTACCTTTTGGCTCTATTCGTATGCGTTCAAAAGGAAGCGATGGTGGTCATAATGGTTTAAAAGACCTTCAGAATAAATTACAATCTCAGGCTTATCCAAGACTAAGATTTGGAGTTGGAAACGAATTCATGAAAGGGCAACAAGTTGATTATGTACTTGGAGAATGGTCAGCCGAAGAATTAGAAATAATGAATGAAAGATTAAATCATTCTGCAGACGCAGCGTTATCGTTTGTTTTTGCAGGTTTAAATAATACAATGAATCAATACAATGGGAAATAA
- a CDS encoding rhodanese-like domain-containing protein — translation MGNKIVLSIALVGGFLFTSCQTNQVEKVTTTEEIQQIISSLNNVDLVDLTDPNNVLIDVRTPEEFAEGHVPGAINLNVKDDNFGKKVSELDSTKNYYIYCRSGVRAKSAEAIMLENNLKKVHTFQDGMLTYKGETEK, via the coding sequence ATGGGAAATAAAATTGTTTTATCAATCGCTTTAGTTGGAGGATTTTTATTTACATCTTGTCAAACTAATCAAGTAGAAAAAGTAACAACTACAGAAGAAATTCAACAAATAATTTCTTCTTTGAATAATGTTGATCTTGTAGATTTAACAGATCCGAACAATGTTTTAATTGATGTGCGTACGCCAGAAGAATTTGCTGAAGGACATGTACCTGGTGCAATTAATTTAAATGTAAAAGACGATAATTTCGGTAAGAAAGTATCTGAATTAGATTCTACTAAAAATTACTACATCTATTGTAGATCTGGTGTTAGAGCAAAATCTGCTGAAGCAATTATGTTAGAAAACAACTTGAAAAAAGTGCATACTTTTCAAGACGGAATGCTAACATACAAAGGCGAAACTGAAAAATAA
- a CDS encoding DUF3820 family protein encodes MEGLRPEFLKKIVTTKMPFGKYQDRLLCDLPISYLEWFVAKGGFPPGKLGQLLSTVYEIKLNGLEDIIYQLKRNYQ; translated from the coding sequence ATGGAAGGTTTACGACCTGAATTTTTAAAAAAGATTGTTACTACAAAAATGCCTTTTGGCAAATACCAAGATCGTTTATTGTGTGATTTACCAATTTCTTATTTAGAGTGGTTTGTAGCGAAAGGTGGTTTTCCGCCTGGTAAATTAGGTCAGTTACTTTCTACAGTGTATGAAATAAAATTAAACGGTTTAGAAGATATTATATATCAACTAAAAAGAAATTATCAATAA